One stretch of Oncorhynchus masou masou isolate Uvic2021 chromosome 9, UVic_Omas_1.1, whole genome shotgun sequence DNA includes these proteins:
- the LOC135546230 gene encoding atypical kinase COQ8B, mitochondrial-like: MLAEVFQVLRGAGKVGQAFASTQGEMLRIMACNSTLGTGVKAAQEVVEGVMGTVMGGSAMQQSIKDDVFPDAEGWEEMDPDEAAKWAVGSEFPPGPGATEMPSGVPPSPARGPGGAGLPGQSARFLHIASMQHHTRFVHDSVVARLTPEDIEKARESKQALSRPIVKQKLSDRARERKVPATRISRLVNFGGLAVGLGLGAIAEVAKQSMGAKRAEGALLDSPLLSEANAERIVDTLCKVRGAALKIGQMLSIQDNSFINPQLQKIFERVRQSADFMPAWQMNKVLEEELGAGWREKLSSFAEKPFAAASIGQVHHGMLQDGREVAMKIQYPGVVESIHSDINNLMSVLKMSIVLPEGLFADSSLEVLQRELAWECDYKREAESAKHFKSLLADDSFFHVPFVVDELSGRRVLAMELVSGVPLDSCVDLDQETRNQICFNILQLCLRELFEFRFMQTDPNWANFFYNAEQNKIILLDFGACRDFPEAFTDDYVQVVHAASIGDRETVLEKSKDLKFLTGFEAKAFQDAHVEAVMILGEAFANSDPFDFGTQSTTQRIQSLIPVMLRHRLTPPPEETYSLHRKMAGSFLICSKLGAKIACKDMFLDIYNSYQQRRLEKEQAAQVQA, translated from the exons ATGCTAGCTGAGGTGTTTCAGGTGCTGCGGGGAGCAGGGAAGGTTGGCCAAGCGTTTGCCAGTACACAGGGGGAGATGCTGAGGATAATGGCCTGTAACTCCACGCTGGGCACTGGGGTCAAAGCTGCCCAGGAGGTGGTCGAGGGCGTGATGGGCACAGTCATGGGTGGTTCTGCCATG CAACAGTCTATCAAGGATGATGTGTTCCCTGATGCTGAGGGATGGGAGGAAATGGACCCGGATGAGGCTGCTAAATGGGCGGTGGGCTCTGAATTCCCCCCAGGCCCAGGGGCCACAGAGATGCCCAGCGGAGTTCCTCCCAGCCCAGCCCGGGGTCCAGGGGGAGCAGGCTTGCCTGGCCAAAGTGCCCGGTTCCTACACATCGCCTCGATGCAACACCACACCAGGTTTGTCCATGACTCGGTAGTGGCCAGACTCACCCCAGAGGACATCGAGAAGGCCAGGGAGTCCAAGCAGGCACTCTCCAGGCCTATTGTTAAGCAGAAG CTTAGTGATCGTGCAAGAGAGAGGAAAGTCCCTGCCACAAGAATCAGCAGGCTGGTCAACTTTGGGG GTCTGGCAGTCGGGCTGGGACTAGGTGCCATTGCAGAGGTGGCGAAGCAGTCTATGGGAGCCAAGCGTGCAg AGGGTGCCCTGTtggactctcctctcctgtccgaGGCCAATGCTGAGAGGATAGTGGACACCTTGTGCAAAGTCAGAGGGGCAGCCCTCAAAATAGGACAGATGCTCAGTATACAAG ATAACTCCTTCATAAACCCCCAGCTACAGAAGATCTTTGAGCGAGTCCGACAGAGTGCGGACTTCATGCCCGCTTGGCAGATGAAT AAAGTTCTGGAGGAGGAGCTAGGTGCAGGCTGGAGGGAGAAGCTGTCGTCGTTTGCGGAAAAGCCCTTCGCCGCCGCCTCCATTGGCCAGGTGCATCACGGGATGCTGCAGGACGGCAGGGAGGTCGCCATGAAGATCCAG tacccAGGAGTAGTTGAGAGCATCCACAGTGACATCAACAACCTGATGTCTGTGCTGAAGATGAGTATTGTTCTACCAGAAG GCTTGTTTGCAGACAGTAGTCTAGAGGTCCTTCAAAGAGAGCTGGCGTGGGAGTGCGACTACAAGAGAGAGGCGGAGAGTGCCAAGCATTTTAA GTCACTTCTGGCGGATGACTCATTTTTCCACGTGCCATTTGTGGTGGACGAGCTCTCAGGAAGGAGGGTTCTGGCCATGGAGCTGGTGTCAGGGGTACCGCTGGACAGCTGTGTGGATCTGGATCAGGAGACAAGGAATCAG atCTGCTTCAAcatcctacagctgtgtctgagaGAGCTCTTTGAGTTCCGTTTCATGCAGACGGACCCCAACTGGGCCAACTTCTTTTACAACGCTGAGCAGAACAAG ATTATTCTGTTGGATTTCGGTGCGTGCCGGGATTTCCCTGAGGCCTTCACAGATGATTACGTACAG GTGGTGCACGCAGCCTCCATCGGAGATAGGGAGACTGTCCTGGAGAAATCCAAGGACCTCAAGTTCCTCACGGGGTTTGAGGCCAAG GCGTTCCAGGACGCCCACGTGGAGGCGGTGATGATCCTGGGCGAGGCCTTCGCCAACTCTGACCCCTTTGACTTTGGCACCCAGAGCACCACGCAGCGGATCCAGAGCCTGATCCCCGTCATGCTGCGTCACCGCCTCACCCCGCCCCCCGAGGAGACCTACTCCCTGCACCGCAAGATGGCCGGCTCCTTCCTCATCTGTTCCAAGCTTGGCGCCAAAATTGCCTGCAAGGACATGTTCCTGGACATCTACAATTCCTACCAACAGCGGCGGCTGGAGAAGGAGCAGGCTGCCCAAGTTCAGGCCTAG
- the LOC135546231 gene encoding F-box only protein 46-like, translating into MDRDTFSHIRLWCPRPFGTYSQNKPRSTGTGGSGAAPSLCKADTVGHTSLEAGGGVDGQEEEDAGSENTPPDADPASAPQAPSTPPGATQMEDGRVLLDTWYVIKPGNTKEKIAFFVAHQFSGVGLPRPSAIKVKGNWATDCTKAKRRRRCSSYDPPARAHVISAPPPPEPSTLEDLPGVSETDLLSVAEMVALVEQRTAVALQGMVAQGQTAPEDPEHTLLRGTVSDPSPMVFLSESPDPPHPSHGTLEEEEEQQESRRVAQVVAHFESQHQLLENTLRPVSGLDSPRERERSGDSGRVGPTHGRGEVRIAFRVSSLDPRSQSEPAGRPRCMFMSCGGGGGQAGARANEKITCDLYQLVSPSSLDPSLLLAGSPKADPHAEGHTDRPASSSPDPSQELGSGEKKPVARERVTGFHVEVVVTGAVDQCVFYGKDSTENVQEETVCFAMPSGVSPADGSEDPPPGQLFFLQPQRGSDEDSGTGSSSGMCSLDCANNNNPAGDAADRPDSPLAGVEDCSDPSLCRLYRHVSHDFLEIRFQIQRLLEPRQYMLLLPDHIMVNIFSYLPTRSLAALKCTCYDFKVLIETYGVPATDSRWNQDPLYRDDPCKQCKRQYERGDVSLCRWHPKPYHHDLPYGRSYWMCCRRTDKDTPGCCVGLHDNNWVLQPCELVQTRAKREDGR; encoded by the coding sequence ATGGACCGAGATACCTTCTCCCACATCCGACTGTGGTGCCCACGCCCCTTTGGCACCTACTCCCAGAACAAGCCCCGAAGCACGGGTACGGGGGGCAGTGGGGCAGCCCCCTCCCTCTGCAAGGCTGACACTGTGGGGCACACGTCGCTGGAGGCCGGGGGAGGCGTGGatggccaggaggaggaggatgccGGGTCCGAGAACACTCCCCCAGACGCCGACCCGGCATCGGCACCGCaggccccctccacccctcccggCGCCACACAGATGGAGGATGGGAGGGTGCTGCTGGACACCTGGTACGTCATCAAGCCGGGCAACACCAAGGAGAAGATTGCCTTTTTCGTGGCCcaccagttcagtggggtgggCCTGCCTCGACCCAGCGCCATAAAGGTGAAAGGGAACTGGGCCACGGACTGCACTAAGGCCAAGCGCAGGCGGCGCTGCTCCTCTTATGACCCCCCTGCCCGGGCCCACGTTATTTCCGCCCCCCCGCCCCCAGAGCCCTCCACCCTAGAGGACCTCCCCGGCGTGAGTGAGACTGACCTGCTGTCCGTGGCGGAGATGGTGGCCCTCGTAGAGCAGCGTACAGCCGTGGCCTTGCAGGGCATGGTGGCCCAGGGACAGACTGCCCCAGAAGACCCCGAGCACACACTCCTGCGGGGCACAGTCTCCGACCCCAGCCCCATGGTGTTCCTGTCAGAGAGCCCTGACCCCCCACACCCCTCGCATGgtaccctggaggaggaggaggagcagcaggagTCGCGGCGTGTGGCTCAGGTTGTAGCCCACTTTGAGTCCCAACATCAACTCCTGGAGAACACATTAAGGCCCGTGTCGGGCCTGGACTCTCCCAGGGAGAGGGAGCGGAGCGGGGACTCTGGCCGCGTCGGGCCCACCCACGGCCGAGGCGAAGTGAGGATAGCCTTCCGGGTGTCCAGCCTGGATCCTCGCTCGCAGTCGGAGCCCGCAGGCCGGCCCCGCTGCATGTTCATGAgctgtgggggaggaggggggcaggCGGGGGCCCGGGCCAACGAGAAGATCACCTGTGATCTCTACCAGCTGGTCAGCCCCTCGTCACTTGACCCCAGCCTCCTGCTGGCCGGCTCCCCAAAAGCTGACCCCCATGCGGAGGGCCATACGGACCGGCCAGCCTCCAGCAGCCCTGACCCCAGCCAGGAGCTCGGCTCTGGGGAGAAGAAGCCTGTGGCCCGGGAGAGGGTGACTGGCTTCCACGTGGAGGTGGTGGTCACGGGTGCTGTGGACCAGTGTGTGTTCTATGGCAAGGACAGCACAGAGAATGTGCAAGAGGAGACGGTGTGTTTCGCCATGCCCAGTGGGGTCAGCCCTGCCGACGGCTCAGAGGACCCCCCTCCAGGCCAGCTGTTCTTCCTGCAGCCCCAGAGAGGGTCTGACGAGGACAGTGGCACCGGCAGCAGCAGTGGAATGTGCTCTTTGGACTGCGCCAATAACAACAATCCTGCTGGGGATGCTGCTGACCGGCCGGACTCCCCCCTGGCCGGCGTGGAGGACTGCTCGGACCCCTCCCTGTGCCGTCTCTACCGCCACGTCTCTCACGACTTCCTGGAGATCCGCTTCCAGATCCAACGGCTGCTGGAGCCTCGTCAGTACATGCTGCTACTGCCCGACCACATCATGGTCAACATCTTCAGCTACCTGCCCACCCGCTCGCTGGCCGCCCTCAAGTGCACCTGCTACGACTTCAAGGTTCTGATTGAGACGTACGGTGTGCCCGCCACCGACTCGCGCTGGAACCAGGACCCGCTGTACCGCGACGACCCCTGCAAGCAGTGCAAGCGGCAGTACGAACGGGGCGACGTGTCTCTCTGCCGCTGGCACCCCAAACCTTACCACCACGACCTGCCTTATGGACGCTCCTATTGGATGTGCTGCCGGCGCACGGACAAGGACACACCAGGCTGCTGCGTGGGGCTGCATGACAACAACTGGGTACTGCAGCCCTGCGAGCTGGTGCAGACCCGTGCTAAGAGGGAGGACGGGAGGTAA